The region tgctatctatgcgatgtgtggcactgcattatttctatgtgatttatgttgtgtgtatatcagagttaggaccggaaggtccacagagctaggaccagagggtccacagagttaggtttagagttatgtgccagtgtatttttATGCTATTTGTTTTATGAGATtcattgtgatatgtgatatgcatgattcagagttatcagagttaggacctttgggtccatagagttagggccagagggtccacagaaagttgggactggagggtcccactgagacacactgaccagagggttaaaagagttatagccttgagtggctaatatgtgttagagtggcattttggggaactcactaagcttcgtgcttacagtgttttgtgttacatgtttcaggttttctcaggatcacaggacgGCACCGACTCGATTTACACACCATAGGAAGcatttgttttgaggatcctggtttattaattgattgaacaaaagagttatgtattgtaatttaaacaaaaaggagatttttatgaaaagtgttaaagagataaacgattttaaatgaaaaaaaatttcggtgttacatgtGGAAGCTCTATTCCTTCAAAAATGCCCATTTTTTGGCCTCTTCTAGAGCATTATGTAGCCCTTCAGCTGCAATGATAAAAAGAAAGGGGGGACAGGGGATCACCCTGCCTAATCCCATGTTCCATGCAAAATTATGAGGTAGCAATTCCATTAATTAGGACCGAGATCCTAGTTGAGGAAAAACAGTCGTGAATCCATGATCGCCATTTACCACCAAAATTCATTTGTTGTAGGATCGAGTCAAGATACTCCCAACTAAGACTGTCAAAAGCCTTTCAAAGTCGAATTTAAAAGTGGAATCCTTTTTTTACTCTTTTTTATCCATGAGATCACTTCGTTTAGGACGAGTGGGTCGTCAAGGATATTGCGGTTTTTAATGAAAGTTGTTTGGGACGGACTCACCACCAGATGTACTACTTTAACCTTTCTACGAGAATCTTTGCTAGTTTTGTACAAGCACCCGATTAAGCTGATGGGGCGATAATCGTTGATGGTATTAGGATCGTGTATCTTAGGAACCATAGTAATAAACGATGAATTACAACCTTTATCAATACACCCAGACACTTCAAAGTATTTTATAGCAAAATAAAAATCATTGCCAACAAGGTCCCAATATTTCTTAAGAAAAGCAAAAGAAAACCCGTCCGGACCGAGAGCCTTATCTTAACCACATGCCCAAATGGCATATTTTATTTCATCCAGAGAGAATGGTTGCTCAAAGAGAATGGTTGCTCAAGAAACGATTCGATATGAGGATGTAGTTTTTTAAACTTAGGACTAATAAATTTTGGTCTCGATTCCATTGGTTCTAAATATCTCTCCGAAAAATGCTTTACTACTACTTGTTTTATCGTTTCTCAATCATTTATCCAAAATCAATTAGCCTTGAATCCATTTATTGAGATGTTTATTGATCGTTCCATGGAAAAAGGCAATGTTTTCGTCTCCTTCCGGTGCCCATTTGACTCTAGCCTTTTGTTTGAGGTCTACGATTTTGTTGGATTCCATATGAACAATTTTTTGATGTGCTTTTAGCCTTTTCTTCAATAATTCATCATCAAGTGGACACAACTCTCCTTGTAGATCAATAGATTCAATAAGTTTGGCGAGCTCAGCTACCTCTTTCCGGTTCATCTCCACAACTTCCTTGCGCCATCTCCTAATGTGTTCCTTCAAATTTTTTAACAAATGTAATCGATgtcaaaatgaaaaaataataataataataattaatttaacaatagataaaagacaaaattgcaaaaatggtccctgtagtatgcaattttttggggttttagtccaaacctcgacttttttggattagtgGTCCTTTTGACCATGTTTTTACGTAAATTTGGTCCCTCGTAAAATTGAAATGCCTAAAATGTCCTTCTGATAtattgttttatgttttttttacctaatttaaatgaaaaagaaattaattaattaatttgggcccacatcccctctctctctctctccttttttGTTCTAATCGACCCTCTCAAATAAACCACTGAAGACGCAATGTTTTTGATGATCTCCACCCTTGAATAACCCATCATCGTTGACGATTCTTCCTTCCCCCCTCACCACACGACTGTCGTCTACTTCCTCCTCCCACACCGTCGTCGCCTGCTCCTTCCCTTCTTTGCCCTAACCTGTTTTCTCTCTCATTGCCGCCAATAGGCATGCTCCTTCCCTTATTTTCCCTAAATCCTCACATGAACTCACCGATTTCTCTCCATCAGGCACCAATGACAAACTTTGGAAAGCACAACTATTTTTGCTTGGAATTCATCAATATAGCTCCCGCAACCTAGTTCGTGTTCTAGACTCTTGTAAACAAACCCCAAATCGACTGCAACCTGGAGAAGTTTTTTGTTACGTTTTTTAGAACTTGAACAGAGAAGGGGAATCGATGCTCGACCCAGGATATTCAGTGGGAGCACGTGATGACTCTATTAAGGGTGCAGGTGTTGGAGCATTATGCTTCTTTGACTGGAGACTAACCAATGTGGGTGGGGAACTCACTGGCTCTACAACAggttttattttgattttaggACAGACCTGTGATGTTTCCCCTTTTTGTATCTAGAAAAATCAATTCCAAAATTGGTTTGTACAGGGGTGGGGAACTGTTGGGAGATGAAGGTGAAAGAATGGTATGATGTGTTTGATCGTAGGTGCAATAGGCCGGTCCGGTGTTTGATATTTGGTTTCATcagcatgtatgtgtgtgtgttgaaTCAAGTTCACCAGTTTGTGAAACCTCATAACAAGTTGAATCGATGTGTGCAGTTTGTTGAACGATGTGTTGTGCGATGAATATGTTTATCGGATCTGGGAACTTAGGATTTTTTTTCAGGGTTCATCAATGTATGTATGTTCAATAATAGTTCATCTTTGTGTCTTTTGAATCATGGCTTTTTCCTTCATCAGATTTCGACACTACCTCATCATATTTGGGTTCATTagtttgggagagagagagagagagagagagagagagagaggtggccccacttttttaattattaaaataaatagaaaacaattAGATTTTAAAAgaacgaaagaaaaatgaaaaataaataccccaagggcaTTACAGTCATTTCAGTTTACTGGGGGGCAAAAAACGCAACGAAACTACCTCAAAAAGACCACTAATCCAAAAAAGttgtggtttggactaaaaccccaaaaaaatgcataccacagggaccatttttgcaattttgtctagataaaatgcaatttttaataCTTTATGCTTTCTACCCTTATTTACTATCTATTTTCATTTGGTCGGGATGTTTATATAATATGCTAAAGTTAGTTGTTTACGCAAGATAATTCATTGCTTGGATGTCTAAGTTTTAAACATTGCATTGTACTCTTACATGATCTGGTTAAGAAAATATACATGTGTTATGGTGTAGCTCCAAAATATCATCCTCGGCTTCTCTAAAATTTGAAGGTGTTTATGTAGGTTGGGTTGAAGGGATGATAGTGGGGGCATCAACATAAATGATCCCAAATTCCATTATGCCTCTATTAATACTTAAAGTTTTAGCGTTGGGTTTATATGTCTTGGGACAGCACAGGTGGTAGAATCTTCTGCGGTGAATGTACTAAAGGGATCAACAGATCTCTGCAGCTTAGTTATTAACTTTAACTTTTGATGTTACATATTTGAGCACATTAAGATCATGGTTGGATTTTCCTTGGGGAACTTAATGGCATATCAAATATATAGAGATAAAAGCGTGATTGAAGGTAGGTTGTAACAAAGTTAGTTTTTGAGACGTAAAAATATTATTTCTGATGTGGTGTTAAAGCGATTATTTCACATAAAAAAAATGTCGATTCCTGATGTGATGGTAATGGATGTTAAAGGGGTTGCTATACTTAATATTGGGAATGTTGGTATGATAGGATACAAACCTGGGTTATGCATTGTGTTGCTTGCCTTTCTCCGGTCCATGTAGAAAATGGACATAATAATTTTGCTATATTTCAATGTCCACTCCAACACTTTACTGTACtaataaaaaagaaaacaaaaaaacgtAAAAACCAATATGTTTCCTGTTTACCAAAGTTTCCAACATGTATctaattatgacttaattttgaTTAGTAATTTGTAGCaattatgaataaaaatatatcaaTTTGGCCGGAAAACTTTTATAAATAAGAACTTACGTATCTTTATCTCAatataaaaagaaaaggaaaaaataataatactaatagTACAAAAGAGCATTAGTTATTATTATTGTAAAATGAACaataataaaataacattttGGTTTGTTTATTAATTTACATTACCTACGGATAGTAAAGGATATCAACAGATTAAAAATGACACATTAATTAGCCGTTCTAAAAACAAATACACTAGGCTGCCGGTCGACCAGGCCTCGCGTATATTTGGCCGGCAACTTATTAACAAAAGAACAggaataataaaagaaatataGTATTTGGTTTCTGACGAAATTTCTCAAACACTAACCCGTTTTTTGTCTTTATTAATATGAAACACCACACAACCCCTAAACTCCACAACTCTAACTTTCATTCTACCATGGCCCAAATGCTTCCAAAACATAAGTATACCATTCTTACCCTACTCATATTTTCGCTTCTCCTTCATGGAAAATCCCATAAATTTTCAAGAACATTGTCATCAAAATCACTTGGTTTCAAAAAACAGAAACTAAGCCACCTTGACTTCTACTTCCATGACACCGTAAGTGGAGATCACCCCACTGCTGTTCCAGTGGCTGAGGCTGCCATGAGCAACACATCCCCCACCAAGTTTGGGAAAACGCTCATGTTTGACAACCCATTGACAATGGATCCTGAACCGAGCTCCAAGATTGTGGGAAGAGCACAAGGAATGTATGCATCTGCTGATTCAAATGAATTCGGTTTGCTGATGGTCTTGAATTATGTTTTCACTGAAGGAAAGTACAATGGTAGCACTTTGAGTATGATAGGGAGGAATCCGGTGACGTCGCCTGTTAGAGAAATGCCAATCGTTGGAGGCACTGGACTTTTTCGGTTTGCAAGTGGTTATGCACTTGCAAAGACTCATTTTTTAAATACGAGTAGTGGTGATGCTATTGTCAACTATAATGTTTATGTCTTTCATTATTGATCATCATCTTCAAATGATCGGATCAAGGTTTCACAAGCTTAAATTTCCACAGTATTTGGTTTTTGAATTGTTGATGGTCTAAAACTAATTGTTTATTGTGTTTAATGAAAAATATGCCTTTTCATTTGTTATCTTTTATAAATTCTTAGCGACAAGGTGTTTTTGTTTCTTTCCATAATATAATGAACGCACTCAATTTTTCTTAGGTAAATTTCGATAACCCCTTTTCTTTATAAAAGCATTCTTGAGTTTAGTTAAATTATAATTACCGTGTACAATCACTGTACATGGCCAACCCAGGCGACCCCTAGCTAGCGCATAAGGAAATCAAGGGGGGATCGGTTTAGGCCTACTTTTTGTATTGTATATGGGCTCGAATCAACAATCTATTCTTATTTTTGGTATGAGTTGATTACGGTTTAACACTATCAGAAAAAGTTTAGTATTTCTGACGAGTAAACGTTTCCATTGGTATACAGCTTGTAAATCATTTTAACAAAAACATTGTAAAAAATTTTATTGGGAAATTATTTTCAACAAAATTATTGAAAAATATAAGATAAAATATTAGGCTAACAGGAGTGGGAGGGCCAGGAGCGGAGCCATGATTTAAAGATAAGGGGGGCttatataaaaaatttaaaaaacaaatacTCGAATAACATAATCGAGTCTATAAAATTGAAAGAGGTGCcgacaaagaaaaaaaaattgtctaaATAGGAACTATATTAATCTTTGCAAGAACCAATCTTCAAAAGTTTTCAAATGATCATAAGCACCGATTCTCATACATTAATCTGTTGTTACTAAAAGAACGACTTAGAACATAGATACATATGATATTATCTTCAATTGAGAAGAATACAATTAAAAACTttgtaaaagtatagtaaatagTACTTTCCTCACTTTAAGTTGTGTGCGTCTTTGCTTTATAGAAGAAAAAGCATCTATAAGTTTATCTATGAAAAATGTATCAGCAATCTCTCTCCCAATGTTAATAATCTAACAACTTCTAAGAAAATCATCATTCATGGTATTCCGAAGTCGCGTTTTCACGATTTTCATTGCTGAGAATGCTCTTTGCCACAATTCACTTTTTTCCATCTATTAAACCATGCTACCGTAAATGTATCTAACCCGACTCGTCCAATATGTTTCTTATTAAAAAGAAAGCAAGGGAAACAAAATGCAACATCCTTTTTCTCACAATATTTCAGCGACCATAAATTTTTAAAACAAGCTTGTTGAAAACTACGGATATAATCATTTGGACCACAATACTTGAAGGatactttgatttttgaatttggtATGGTCCAAGTTTAATATATAATCGTCTAATCTCATCAAGTTGGTGACTTGGATAGCTTAAGATCAAAGATCGTTCTCCGGGATCACGATTCAAAGAATCTAAGTTTACCTCTCTTGAATTTGAAACATCATTTTTTTCAAGTTCAACATTAATTGGCTCTTCTGTATCACTATTTCTTTCAGGTTGTGGGTCACTAACATTTTCTTTTCGTTTGAAAAAAGAATCAATTGTTCTTTTTTTGCTCATGGTTTACCTTATAATTATAAAAGTTCACAAACCAATTAACCAATCATAACAAACCAATTAACCGATCATAATATTATCATTAATTACAAATTATACTGttcaaaataaatattaaccacAAGTTACAAAAAACTTAAATATGTATTAGCTAATAAAGTAATAAGAATTAAAAATTACATGAGAGTGCTTGTAATTGATTTTCTCCCTTTGCCGGATGAATTAAACTGTAACTCTCCCATTGAAGTTATTGCCGACAGCTCTCTAAATCGACGCCTCCTAAATTGTGGTATGTAATTGGTATTTCTGTTAAATTAATTGGGCTATATTGGAGGGGCAGTGGGCGGGCttaactttgattttattttcgGCTTAAATAAATTAGATATAAATTTATAGCtacaaatatataataaaaataaaagaagttGAGGGGTAGGGGAGGGGGGCAGCACACCTGCTAGCCCCTGTATTGTCTCCGCCCTTGGGGAAGACTAACCCACGCGTCTTGCTGATGTGTCGGGCCTAAAAACGTATGAACACTACCCCTAACGCCGGTGATTTGGGTGTGACATAGGTGCAAGAACGGAAAAATATGACGAATAATAAAGCAGCAACAACAACAGTCATGCATTTgaccttttttttttccttttcctttgtaTCCATCGAAGTAAAAAACAATGACATTGAGCAATGACCAGTTTTTCAGAAAACGGTTGAAGAAGACGATTCATATTTGTTTTAATTGAAGTTACAAATTTGGTCATTGAGATTGTGTCTTTTAATCTTTATTATACCCTCTCATTTTTCTTTAAATTAAGTTAAACCTTCAACTATATCTAATTATATATGTTTATCTAATTTTAAAAACTAATAATgtgtttatttgattttttttacttaCTAAAATGATTACTTAAgtttataattatgtttttttttatttaatctaatgttaaaaaaattaaaatataaatgataTGGAATAGTAACCATTTCCAATGTCTAGTGAATTGGTGGTGGAACAAACGCTAAATTGACAACGTTTTTCTGGTCGCTTGAATGTGACCACTCTCTATAGCCTTATATTGGAAACTTTTTTAGAGATGACAAAGCATTGTTAGTGACGGTTAATCGTGACACCTTTGCCCATAGATTTTCACCGGAATCCTATTTTGCATTTATGGTGGATTAAAGACGGTGTCTTTTAATAATAGAATATTTATGATAACTTTTATGCAAACTTTCTATCGTAAATCAGTCGGAAAAAATTTAGCTTaagaaaaaaaatccaaattttgTATAAAGAGGGAGTTTTTTAGTTCTTGGATATTTATGATAATTTTTATTACATCTTTCTATCTTAAATCGGTAAAAATGAAGTTTaagaaaaagggaaaatgacatatATATCTTATTAAGTTTTTAAGGTTTACCTATTTAGCCAATTAATATATTTTGTGGTTTTATGAGAGAACGAATTTCTGGACAACCTGTCTATTTAGTCCCCTAGACTTGTTTTAACCGGTTTCCTTGCCACATCTATACTATTTGCCACATCATTTAAGTCAACACTTCAAAAAAGGACGAGAAGAAGAACACTCTTCCTTCTAAACCTAAAACCCCTCTCTCCCTTCACGCCCTCCTCGTCCTTTCGCCTTCCCTGCCAAGAGATCAAAAACCAGACTTGATGTCTCTGGGGAGGTCACCGACTTATATGGGTCTCGTCATCGGTGCAACAGCCGATTTTCTAATATTGGTTCACTGGGAAACAATAAAAGACACATGTGGTGAATGGAAGAGATTCAAGCGGATAAAGATCTGGTTGTTGTTGATGAGTCTATCGTTGTTAACAACAAACCAAAAAAATGAGACATAGTTGTAGATTGAAGAAGGAGAAATCGATTTCTTTCTGTTTCATTCCATCCCCAAGTAAGAATAAACAGATTTAGCACCTGACAACTACAGGTTTAGTTTTTAAATCTAGACACTCGACGGTTACTCAACTGTCTGTTGTGTAATACCCTCTCTCGCTAAAATATCGCTTATGTCGCTGGTGATTCTTGGTTAAAGTTCAAaaactttacaaatcaaagagaaCAAAGTTATGCATCTAAACTTATAATCGAATTCACATTAGAAAACAAATAATCTTCAAGATTCCGACCAGTTTTTGTTGGATTTTCTTGAGATCCAAAGTTTGTGAAGAGGAAGGAAGAAAAAAATACAGAAAGCTCAAATGGAACCTCCAAGAGGGCTTTTGTTGCATCTATGGAACTTCATTTGTTTCTTGCCTTACTTCCTTGGCCTTCTGCTTGTTGGCTTTCTCAAGGTCATCCATTTTTCATCTTTTGATCATATTTGATTATTATTCTATTTAACATTCTCATTAGTTAACTTGCGATTCAAATGGGTGTATTTGATTTGAGGCGTCATTGTTGCCCCAATCGTTTGTGTTCTTATGACAACCAGAAATTCCGTGCTTGTTCTGGGTCTCTAGCCAGCGCATGCTGTCTGGgcttattttttcattttaagaTCTTTTCATTTTCCTATTTAAGTTTGGTTATATTCTTTCACTTTTTTACATGTTTATGGATGAAAAGTAATAGCAACATGTGATTTTTAAAACCCACATGTAGAACATAACGGAAGTGATGATCTAGATGGCGACGGAagaatttgagagagaaagagagagaaagatgtGGGTCCAAGGTTATGGGAAAATTCAAAGTCAATGTGGGAATATTGGTCAACAAATGTAATCGACCCGACAAAAACAACTTCGTTCTTGTCATAAAGACACAAAATTAGTTTAGGGACTTAAAAGGTCAACCCTAGAAAGTTTTTAGGACATTTATGTCATTTTCCCTaagaaaaaaaatccaaattttgTCTACAAGTAAATCTTGAAAAAAAGATCCAATACAATAATGAAATATTGTTTTCCATGTTCAACTACAAAGATAATAAATACGGATAAGAAACTTATCCAATATAACACAGGTGTTAAGAGTTTAAAGCCACTAATACATATGATTAACTGTTCGGCAAAGTGTATAAAACAAAAAACTAAGATACATTTGGTAGATTACGCAACGGGTTTACCAAATCGTCTCATAAGTTACCTATCTGTGCTTCAATTTGGATTGTCTTTGTTTCATCTCTTCTCGTGCTTTTGGTTCCACTTCTATTTCCCTTTGCATGTTTTCCATTGTGTAATAAACTCCTTTACGtaaacaaatattaaaaaaaaatatataattagtaAAACATACATATTACTCGGTACTATTTTTGCAATCAATTGTAgcaacatatatttttttattttctaatcgCAACATACTTTACTTTGTTACCAACATTGGAAATATACTTATATTTTTAtccataataacaacatattatCATTTTTATCCATAACAATAgcaaactttatttttttatagcaATGCATTTTTTTaccataatagcaacatatttaCTTTTTATCGAATAATACTAACATATTATTTTTTTACATAATAACATAATTACTGTAACCACATGAACTTTTCTACACATACATCTATAAGGATATATCAGAGTTTTTTAACAAATACGAAATTCTATAAAATTAAAACACTTTAAATATCAGGGTAAATCACGCGTTTACAATAACATCTTACATACAAACTGAAACAACAAGGAAAAGAAACCAAATCCACGTCCTTATGCTCCTATCTTCTTCTTGTATACTAGCTGCTACCTGAACCTGCAAACATGAAACATATCTACTAGATCAGATCAGACCACAGGTCTGGTGAGTTAAGTTCTAATCTTTTATCATGTTTCATCtactctttctttcttttctcttATTTCTCTTACTATACAATCTAATCTCATTCTCTAATAGCATACACTGCTATTTTGTCTCTTTTGTGAGGGTCAACGAGtgatagttcgaaccccaagtgggggagaactggtcatCTATAGAGAGGGCACCAGggttggattagggttttgttcggcagaTAAGGCTCGACAATCtattcagcatgggtgtatgAGTTATCTTGCCTATGTAGTTGATACTCAGGTGGAGGACTAGGTCTCGGTTTCAGATTTTCCACTTGTCAAAGAGTTTGTTGATGTGCATCTGGAGGaattacccggtgtgcctcccgagaggcaggttgagttcaggattgacctagttctaGGTGCGGATCTGAttaccaaggcgtcgtaccgtttGGCACCACCCAATATGCAAGTGTTGTCCtctcaacttcaggagctgttaagcaagcagttcatcagaccgagcagttcgtTGTGGGGAGCGCCAATActattcgtcaaaaagaaggatggttaaCACTGAATGTACATTGAttatcaggagttgaacaagttgacgat is a window of Lactuca sativa cultivar Salinas chromosome 1, Lsat_Salinas_v11, whole genome shotgun sequence DNA encoding:
- the LOC111916583 gene encoding dirigent protein 21-like; this translates as MAQMLPKHKYTILTLLIFSLLLHGKSHKFSRTLSSKSLGFKKQKLSHLDFYFHDTVSGDHPTAVPVAEAAMSNTSPTKFGKTLMFDNPLTMDPEPSSKIVGRAQGMYASADSNEFGLLMVLNYVFTEGKYNGSTLSMIGRNPVTSPVREMPIVGGTGLFRFASGYALAKTHFLNTSSGDAIVNYNVYVFHY